The following coding sequences are from one Atribacterota bacterium window:
- a CDS encoding ABC transporter ATP-binding protein, whose amino-acid sequence DINIQENTIHGLIGPNGAGKSTFFNVVSGLFPPTEGKIYFNSVDISNMPAEDINRMGISRTFQAGKLVSNMTVLDNVMSGRYNFKQNPIKSFFLNPLQFNKQEKDIKKQAERVFKFINISDFADRWTNELVWVERQLVQIARALISNPKLLMLDEPTSGMGIEESREVAKIIRQINKEGVTIIVVSHDMNFITEISEWITVLDFGIKISEGTPEQVQRDPRVLEAYLGEEK is encoded by the coding sequence GATATTAACATTCAAGAGAATACCATTCATGGTTTAATTGGACCAAACGGTGCAGGGAAATCTACTTTTTTTAATGTTGTTTCCGGATTATTTCCACCAACAGAAGGAAAAATATATTTTAATTCTGTGGACATTAGTAATATGCCTGCAGAAGATATTAATAGAATGGGAATCAGTAGAACATTTCAAGCCGGAAAATTGGTATCAAATATGACAGTTTTGGATAATGTTATGTCGGGAAGGTATAATTTCAAACAAAACCCCATTAAATCTTTCTTTTTAAATCCCTTACAATTTAATAAGCAAGAAAAAGATATTAAAAAGCAAGCGGAAAGGGTTTTCAAATTTATTAACATATCAGACTTTGCAGATCGCTGGACTAATGAATTGGTTTGGGTAGAGCGCCAGTTAGTACAGATAGCTCGTGCTTTAATATCAAATCCTAAACTTCTCATGCTTGATGAACCCACCTCAGGGATGGGCATTGAAGAATCAAGAGAAGTCGCAAAAATTATCAGGCAAATTAACAAAGAAGGAGTTACTATTATTGTTGTAAGCCATGATATGAATTTTATTACTGAAATCTCTGAATGGATTACCGTTCTTGATTTTGGAATAAAAATAAGTGAAGGAACTCCCGAACAAGTTCAGAGAGATCCCAGAGTATTGGAGGCTTATCTTGGAGAAGAAAAGTAA